A window of the Candidatus Rokuibacteriota bacterium genome harbors these coding sequences:
- a CDS encoding DUF302 domain-containing protein — protein MSLRVLLGLTLAVWGWSVSPAAAADTLTRVSRAPFARVAEALEQAIAEQKMALVCHANAQRGAAARGVTIPGNQVMMVFRNGFAVRLLAADPRAGFEAPIRIYLYENPDGTATVTYRTPSAVLAPYPHPTVRAVAAELDPIFKAIVDRAVAAP, from the coding sequence ATGTCCCTACGCGTCCTGCTTGGGCTCACGCTCGCGGTCTGGGGGTGGTCGGTATCGCCTGCCGCAGCCGCCGACACGCTGACGCGGGTCAGCCGCGCGCCGTTCGCGAGAGTGGCCGAGGCGCTGGAGCAGGCCATCGCCGAGCAGAAGATGGCGCTGGTCTGTCACGCCAATGCCCAGCGCGGTGCGGCCGCGCGCGGCGTGACGATCCCGGGGAACCAGGTGATGATGGTGTTCCGAAATGGCTTCGCGGTGCGTCTGCTCGCCGCCGACCCCAGGGCCGGCTTCGAGGCGCCGATCCGCATCTACCTCTACGAGAACCCGGACGGCACCGCCACCGTCACCTACCGGACTCCGTCGGCGGTGCTGGCCCCCTACCCGCACCCCACAGTGCGCGCGGTGGCCGCCGAGCTCGACCCGATCTTCAAGGCCATCGTCGACCGGGCCGTCGCGGCGCCCTGA